From Pusillibacter faecalis, one genomic window encodes:
- a CDS encoding DUF1846 domain-containing protein, whose translation MAAIGFDNLKYLTMQSEQIKKRIAQFGGKLYLEFGGKLFDDYHASRVLPGFEPDSKVRMLQQLRDDVEIVIAINAADIEKNKVRGDLGITYDDDVLRLIDSFRSLGLYVGSVVLTRYSGQSAADAFFKRLNTLGIRCYRHYPIAGYPSDVPHIVSDEGLGRNDYIETSHSLVVVTAPGPGSGKMATCLSQLYHDYKRGVRAGYAKFETFPIWNLPLKHPVNLAYEAATADLDDVNMIDPFHLEAYGKTAVNYNRDVETFPVLNAMFKKIQGESPYKSPTDMGVNMAGNCIVDDTVCCDASRQEILRRYYTACVDRLQGDCDAPVRKLELVMQQADVTPEICPAVSAALLKAETSGGPAGAMVLPDGSVVTGKTSDTLGAASALLLNALKAVGGIDDHFELISAQVLEPICKLKTRYLGHRNPRLHTDEVLMALTISALTNPLAELAQQQLPKLRGCSAHFTVVISDVDEKLLRSLGLNVSCEPKYETKKLYHK comes from the coding sequence TTGATGACTACCACGCCTCCCGGGTACTGCCGGGCTTTGAGCCGGACAGTAAGGTGCGGATGCTCCAGCAGCTCAGGGACGATGTGGAGATCGTGATCGCCATCAACGCCGCGGATATTGAAAAGAACAAGGTGCGGGGGGACCTGGGCATCACGTATGACGACGATGTGCTCAGACTGATTGACAGCTTCCGCAGCCTGGGGTTGTATGTGGGCAGCGTGGTGCTGACCCGCTACAGCGGCCAAAGCGCCGCCGACGCGTTTTTTAAGCGTCTGAACACCCTGGGCATCCGCTGCTACCGGCACTATCCCATCGCGGGATATCCCTCGGACGTGCCCCACATCGTCAGCGACGAGGGCCTGGGGCGCAACGACTATATCGAGACCTCCCACTCCCTGGTGGTGGTAACGGCCCCCGGCCCCGGCAGCGGCAAGATGGCCACCTGCCTCAGCCAGCTCTACCATGATTACAAGCGGGGGGTTCGGGCCGGCTACGCCAAGTTTGAGACATTCCCCATCTGGAACCTGCCTTTGAAGCACCCGGTGAACCTTGCCTACGAGGCGGCCACGGCGGACCTGGACGATGTGAACATGATCGACCCCTTTCATCTAGAGGCCTATGGAAAAACCGCCGTCAACTATAACCGGGATGTGGAGACCTTCCCGGTTCTCAATGCTATGTTTAAAAAAATTCAGGGTGAGTCCCCCTATAAATCCCCAACGGATATGGGGGTAAACATGGCGGGGAACTGTATCGTGGATGACACAGTGTGCTGTGACGCCTCCCGGCAGGAGATTTTGCGCCGGTACTACACGGCTTGCGTAGACAGGCTCCAGGGCGACTGCGACGCGCCGGTTCGCAAGCTGGAGCTGGTGATGCAGCAGGCGGATGTGACACCGGAGATCTGCCCGGCGGTTTCGGCGGCACTGCTGAAGGCAGAGACTAGTGGCGGCCCCGCCGGCGCCATGGTGCTGCCGGACGGCAGCGTGGTGACAGGAAAGACCTCCGACACACTGGGAGCCGCGTCGGCCCTGCTACTGAACGCGTTGAAGGCGGTGGGGGGCATTGATGACCACTTTGAACTGATCTCTGCACAGGTTCTGGAGCCGATCTGCAAGCTCAAAACCCGGTACCTGGGCCACCGCAACCCCCGCCTCCATACCGATGAGGTACTGATGGCTCTCACCATTTCCGCCTTGACAAATCCCTTGGCAGAGCTGGCTCAGCAGCAGCTTCCCAAGCTTCGTGGTTGCTCTGCCCATTTCACCGTGGTTATCAGCGATGTGGATGAAAAGCTTCTGAGAAGCCTGGGCCTCAACGTCAGCTGTGAGCCTAAGTATGAGACCAAGAAGCTCTACCATAAATGA